From Bacteroidia bacterium, the proteins below share one genomic window:
- the lpcA gene encoding D-sedoheptulose 7-phosphate isomerase, whose product MTAKKHFEEAQQILKQFLENENNFSRIESAIELMSNAINNGRKIISCGNGGSMCDAMHFAEELTGRYRNNRRAIPAISISDPAHITCVGNDYGFEEIFARYIEVVGNRGDVLLAISTSGNSANIIKAAQIAKKKSIHVVGLTGKDGGVLSPLCDVEIRAPYSEYADRAQEIHIKVIHALIDGIEHKLEA is encoded by the coding sequence ATGACAGCAAAAAAACATTTTGAAGAAGCACAACAAATTCTAAAACAGTTTTTAGAGAATGAAAACAATTTTTCGCGCATAGAATCTGCGATTGAACTGATGTCAAATGCCATCAATAATGGCAGGAAGATTATTTCTTGTGGAAATGGAGGTTCTATGTGTGATGCAATGCATTTCGCAGAAGAGTTAACGGGACGTTATCGCAATAACAGACGAGCAATTCCGGCTATCAGTATCAGTGACCCGGCTCACATCACTTGTGTTGGGAATGATTATGGATTTGAAGAAATTTTTGCCCGATATATTGAGGTTGTGGGCAATCGGGGCGATGTATTGCTTGCTATCAGTACGAGCGGTAACTCTGCAAATATTATTAAAGCGGCTCAAATTGCTAAGAAAAAAAGTATCCATGTAGTTGGGCTTACAGGCAAAGATGGAGGCGTGTTAAGTCCTTTATGTGATGTGGAGATTCGTGCTCCATATAGCGAATACGCAGATAGAGCGCAGGAAATTCATATTAAGGTTATCCATGCATTGATAGACGGTATTGAGCACAAATTAGAAGCTTAA
- a CDS encoding DUF4878 domain-containing protein — protein MKTIRDLSLIILTSGLLFSCSKQSKPEDVAIAFQTAILKLDFQKAGELGTDKTKEYMKTMQGFATMMGDAKFKEEKEKAEKTKIEVVDCQCVEIDANKQKCTVTIKNEEKTDESSPVILSKVDGKWLVDMSKEDAGLNSKENSSGETQEPGIEEEDNSNMIEDLNDSADISTEE, from the coding sequence ATGAAAACAATCAGAGATTTAAGTTTGATTATTTTAACATCAGGATTATTATTTTCATGTTCAAAACAGTCAAAACCTGAAGATGTAGCCATTGCATTTCAGACAGCAATTTTGAAATTAGATTTTCAAAAAGCCGGAGAACTTGGAACCGACAAAACCAAAGAGTATATGAAAACCATGCAAGGCTTTGCCACGATGATGGGAGACGCAAAATTTAAAGAAGAAAAAGAAAAAGCCGAAAAAACAAAAATTGAAGTTGTAGATTGTCAATGTGTTGAAATTGATGCCAACAAGCAAAAATGCACAGTTACAATTAAAAACGAAGAAAAAACAGACGAATCCAGTCCGGTAATATTGAGCAAAGTAGATGGAAAGTGGCTGGTTGATATGAGCAAAGAAGATGCAGGACTTAATTCAAAAGAAAATTCATCAGGTGAAACGCAAGAACCCGGTATTGAAGAAGAAGACAACTCCAATATGATTGAAGATTTGAATGATTCCGCTGACATTAGCACCGAAGAATAA